The proteins below come from a single Streptomyces sp. B3I8 genomic window:
- a CDS encoding ATP-binding protein, with amino-acid sequence MWPFSVKTKLGTLVVVSVFITTGLLMIAVRTETELRFITVFSVIATLLITQFVAHSLTAPLDEMNAVARSISHGDYTRRVRENRRDELGDLAQTINRMADELEAQDSRRKELVANVSHELRTPIAGLRAVLENIVDGVTEADPETMRTALRQTERLGRLVETLLDLSRLDNGVVPLKKRRFEVWPYLAEMLKEANMVASARAGIASGSGGHTRKDVHLHLDVHPPELTAHADPERIHQVMANLIDNAVKHSPPHGRVTVRARHGQLPDSLELEVLDEGPGIPRSEWRHVFERFNRGAVRSPHGPGSDGGTGLGLAIARWAVDLHGGRIGVAESERGCRIQVTLPGLPSSPS; translated from the coding sequence CTGTGGCCCTTCTCCGTCAAGACCAAGCTCGGCACGCTGGTCGTCGTCTCCGTCTTCATCACCACCGGTCTGCTGATGATCGCCGTGCGGACCGAGACGGAGCTGCGCTTCATCACCGTCTTCTCGGTGATCGCCACCCTGCTGATCACCCAGTTCGTGGCGCACTCGCTGACCGCCCCGCTGGACGAGATGAACGCCGTGGCCCGCTCGATCTCGCACGGCGACTACACCCGCCGGGTGCGCGAGAACCGCCGTGACGAGCTGGGCGACCTGGCGCAGACGATCAACCGCATGGCCGACGAGCTGGAGGCGCAGGACAGCCGGCGCAAGGAGCTGGTGGCGAACGTCTCGCACGAGCTGCGCACGCCCATCGCGGGGCTGCGCGCGGTGCTGGAGAACATCGTGGACGGCGTCACCGAGGCCGACCCCGAGACGATGCGCACGGCGCTGCGGCAGACCGAGCGGCTCGGCCGGCTGGTGGAGACGCTGCTGGACCTCTCCCGCCTGGACAACGGCGTCGTCCCGCTGAAGAAGCGCCGCTTCGAGGTGTGGCCGTACCTGGCGGAGATGCTGAAGGAGGCCAACATGGTGGCCTCCGCGCGGGCCGGCATCGCGTCGGGGTCCGGCGGCCACACCCGCAAGGACGTCCATCTGCACCTCGACGTCCACCCGCCGGAACTGACCGCGCACGCGGACCCCGAGCGCATCCACCAGGTCATGGCAAACCTCATCGACAACGCGGTCAAGCACAGTCCGCCGCACGGCCGGGTGACGGTCAGGGCGCGGCACGGACAGCTCCCGGACTCGCTGGAGCTGGAGGTCCTGGACGAGGGTCCCGGCATCCCGCGCTCGGAGTGGCGCCACGTCTTCGAGCGGTTCAACCGGGGCGCCGTCCGCTCCCCGCACGGTCCCGGCAGCGACGGCGGCACGGGGCTGGGGCTGGCGATCGCCCGATGGGCGGTGGATCTGCACGGTGGCCGGATCGGCGTGGCCGAATCCGAGCGCGGCTGCCGCATCCAGGTCACCCTTCCAGGGCTTCCCTCTTCACCAAGTTGA
- a CDS encoding response regulator transcription factor yields the protein MEQTHTSHNGTATTNGAQRRVLVVEDDQTIVDAIATRLRAEGFLVQTAGDGPSAVDTAEAWQPDLLILDIMLPGFDGLEVCRRVQAQRPVPVLMLTARDDETDMLVGLGVGADDYMTKPFSMRELAARVHVLLRRVERAALAATTPRSGILRLGELEIDHAQRRVRVRSDDVHLTPTEFDLLVCLANTPRAVLSREQLLAEVWDWADASGTRTVDSHIKALRRKIGAERIRTVHGVGYALETPTP from the coding sequence ATGGAGCAGACACACACCTCCCACAACGGCACGGCGACGACGAACGGCGCTCAGCGCCGGGTCCTGGTGGTCGAGGACGACCAGACGATCGTCGACGCCATCGCGACCCGTCTGCGCGCCGAGGGATTTCTCGTGCAAACGGCGGGCGACGGCCCGTCCGCGGTGGACACCGCCGAGGCCTGGCAGCCCGACCTGCTCATCCTCGACATCATGCTGCCCGGCTTCGACGGGCTGGAGGTCTGCCGGCGCGTGCAGGCCCAGCGCCCGGTGCCGGTGCTGATGCTCACCGCACGGGACGACGAGACCGACATGCTGGTCGGGCTCGGCGTCGGCGCCGACGACTACATGACCAAACCGTTCTCCATGCGGGAACTGGCCGCCCGGGTGCACGTCCTGCTGCGCCGGGTGGAGCGGGCCGCGCTCGCCGCGACCACTCCGCGCTCGGGCATCCTCCGCCTGGGCGAACTGGAGATCGACCACGCACAGCGACGGGTCCGGGTGCGCAGCGACGACGTGCACCTGACGCCCACCGAGTTCGACCTGCTGGTGTGCCTGGCCAACACCCCCCGTGCCGTACTGTCGCGCGAGCAGCTGCTCGCCGAGGTGTGGGACTGGGCGGACGCGTCCGGGACGCGGACCGTGGACAGCCACATCAAGGCGCTGCGGCGGAAGATCGGTGCGGAGCGCATCCGTACGGTGCACGGGGTGGGCTACGCGCTGGAGACGCCCACGCCCTGA